The Populus alba chromosome 6, ASM523922v2, whole genome shotgun sequence genome contains a region encoding:
- the LOC118030759 gene encoding geranylgeranyl transferase type-2 subunit alpha 1, which translates to MHGRPRKAPKPEDLAASAAKAEKLRILQSQFLLNHHQKIFTKEALELSSKLLEINPECYTAWNYRKLAVQHSLLESNLDPDSVNSILDQELRVVENALRQNFKSYGAWYHRKWVLNKGHSSTENELRLLDKLQNVDPRNFHAWNYRRFVAALLNRSDEDELNHTQDFIDKNFSNYSAWHNRSVLVSNLMKKKVQAFSRKDEVLIREYELVREAVFTDEDDQSGWFYHRWLLDQTVKAESPLLASSWPAHGSEITLSGDRYLDLGSSSPFNTYQFDSGSLPLILYFNQAVEGVNTSTVTVSSGFNVTKDVIWKPILSNNSKTTQVWVGQLKFPEVELDSLGGYTMEVTLGHSQGIISSSGFHYSHPSHFSFTVHVQPAKTEPVEGLGSEKISWRDENFHIYEPDSLESNSVLPLDHLSIKNEREPTDSSWQAKIIDEEISNFRELLDCKIGKLTLARLLTARDALMSSEKPVHSEEVLRLYSELMKLDPPHSRFYKDEHSLVLLEKVIYGRESLLSYCFRYRNLTSSSSSNPICLRLNGLSLSRLGSFEKLLWVQMLDLSHNELQSIEGLEAMQLLSHLNLSKNKFGSFTSLEPLRHLKSMKVLDLSYNEIGSHSIDTTRYLCSSPLCHSVGSEWDGNETVTDGVSLVSYWEAFFILRGLKLTQIDIAGNAIADEKFTAFLAKVMPALKWLDGVQLN; encoded by the exons ATGCACGGTCGGCCTCGCAAAGCCCCAAAACCTGAAGATTTAGCTGCCTCCGCTGCCAAAGCCGAGAAACTAAGAATCCTCCAATCTCAATTCCTTTTGAATCACCACCAAAAAAT TTTTACGAAGGAAGCATTAGAGCTAAGCTCTAAACTTTTAGAGATCAATCCAGAATGTTACACTGCTTGGAACTATAGAAAACTCGCTGTTCAACACAGTCTTTTGGAGTCCAACTTGGATCCTGACTCTGTTAACTCAATTCTTGATCAAGAACTTCGAGTg GTAGAGAATGCGTTGAGGCAAAATTTCAAGTCATACGGTGCATGGTATCATCGTAAATGGGTGCTAAATAAAGGGCATTCTTCTACAGAAAATGAGTTGAGGCTTTTGGACAAGCTTCAAAATGTAGATCCTCGGAATTTTCATGCCTGGAATTACCGCAG aTTCGTAGCGGCATTATTGAATAGATCTGATGAAGATGAACTGAATCACACACAGGATTTTATTGATAAGAATTTTAGTAATTATTCTGCCTGGCACAATCGAAG TGTGCTTGTGTCTAACTTGATGAAGAAAAAGGTTCAAGCATTTTCACGGAAAGATGAGGTCTTGATCAGGGAGTATGAATTGGTTCGCGAAGCTGTTTTTACAGATGAAGATGATCAGAGTGGTTGGTTTTATCATCGTTGGCTACTTGATCAAACTGTTAAAGCTGAGTCTCCTCTGCTAGCTTCTTCATGGCCTGCTCATGGTTCTGAGATCACTCTATCTGGAGATAGGTACCTAGATCTAGGTTCTTCTTCTCCATTCAACACCTACCAATTTGATTCTGGATCACTTCCACTCATTCTTTACTTCAATCAAGCTGTTGAGGGTGTAAATACATCAACAGTTACTGTTTCATCTGGGTTTAACGTGACTAAGGATGTAATTTGGAAAcctattttatcaaataactcTAAAACCACCCAAGTTTGGGTTGGACAATTGAAGTTCCCTGAGGTGGAGCTTGATTCTTTAGGAGGTTATACCATGGAGGTTACCCTTGGACATTCTCAAGGAATCATTTCTTCTAGTGGTTTTCACTATAGCCATCCTTCTCATTTTTCATTTACGGTGCATGTACAACCTGCGAAAACAGAACCAGTGGAAGGATTAGGTTCAGAGAAAATATCATGGAGAGATgaaaattttcatatttatgaACCAGATTCTCTGGAGTCAAATTCAGTTCTTCCCCTTGACCACCTAAGTATTAAGAATGAACGTGAGCCAACAGATTCCTCATGGCAAGCAAAAATCATAGATGAAGAGATAAGCAACTTTCGTGAATTGTTGGACTG TAAAATTGGAAAACTGACACTTGCAAGACTGTTGACTGCTCGTGATGCGTTGATGTCTTCTGAAAAACCAGTCCATTCTGAAGAAGTTCTTAGACTTTATAGTGAATTAATGAAGTTGGATCCACCGCATTCTCGATTCTACAAGGATGAACACAGCTTGGTTTTATTAGAAAAG GTGATTTATGGTAGGGAGTCTTTACTGAGTTATTGCTTTCGCTATAGGAACTTAACTTCATCAAGCAGTAGCAATCCCATTTGCCTAAGGCTCAATGGATTATCATTATCACGATTGGGGtcttttgagaaattattgtGGGTCCAAATGCTAGACCTCAGCCACAATGAGCTCCAATCAAttgaag GTTTGGAGGCCATGCAACTTCTCTCACACTTGAATTTGAGTAAGAATAAATTTGGTAGTTTTACTTCTCTTGAGCCTCTGAGACATTTGAAGTCAATGAAAGTGTTAGATCTTTCATACAATGAGATAGGCTCACACTCTATTGATACAACAAGATATCTGTGCTCTTCTCCTTTGTGTCACTCAGTCGGGAGTGAATGGGATGGCAATGAAACTGTGACTGATGGTGTGAGTTTGGTGAGCTATTGGGAAGCCTTTTTTATTCTGAGAGGCTTGAAGTTGACTCAAATAGACATAGCAGGGAATGCAATTGCTGATGAGAAATTTACGGCATTTCTGGCTAAGGTCATGCCTGCACTCAAGTGGCTGGATGGTGTACAATTGAACTGA
- the LOC118030761 gene encoding protein ALP1-like, with the protein MYENSLLYQTNNLARNSSLMFTFLPSSLRQMNEPNSISNSKKRQRKEEDRQGNDSDGNDSFEQDGREKKKKNLKGIITSLILLEQQEKSDQEEQSKASNEEKVLLDANHDKTIKTMVEYYDKFQDYHVEVQETERRKRKNSRAAAGALAVSAVSNGVAAREGSIKDTKHGGGGQQRRLWVKNRDKEWWDDCNRPDYPEEEFKKAFRMSKSTFDMICEELNSVIAKEDTTLRNAIPVRQRVAVCIWRLATGEPLRLVSKRFGLGISTCHKLVLEVCSAIRSVLMPKYLQWPDEDGLRKIKNEFESISGIPNVVGSMYTTHIPIIAPKISVAAYFNKRHTERNQKTSYSITVQGVVDPKGVFTDVCIGWPGSMPDDQVLEKSALFQRANGGLLRDVWIVGTSGYPLMDWVLVPYAQQNLTWTQHAFNEKIGEIQMVAKDAFARLKGRWSCLQKRTEVKLQDLPVVLGACCVLHNICEMQNEDIDPELRVELVDDEMVPEVALRSATSMKARDAIAHNLLHHCHAGTRFL; encoded by the coding sequence ATGTATGAAAACTCCCTTCTTTACCAAACCAACAACCTCGCTCGAAACTCCTCCCTCATGTTCACCTTTCTTCCATCCTCACTCCGCCAAATGAATGAACCCAATAGCATCAGCAACTCcaagaaaaggcaaagaaagGAGGAGGACAGGCAGGGAAATGATAGCGATGGCAACGATTCTTTTGAGCAAGACGgcagagagaagaagaagaaaaacttgaaGGGTATCATCACATCGTTGATATTgctagaacaacaagaaaagAGCGATCAAGAAGAGCAGAGCAAGGCTTCAAACGAAGAGAAGGTATTATTAGATGCTAACCACGATAAAACGATTAAAACAATGGTTGAATACTACGACAAATTCCAAGACTACCACGTGGAAGTTCAAGAAACAGAAAGAAGAAAGCGCAAGAATTCAAGGGCAGCAGCTGGTGCTTTGGCTGTTTCAGCCGTCTCTAATGGCGTGGCTGCCAGGGAAGGATCGATTAAAGATACAAAGCACGGTGGCGGTGGTCAACAAAGACGGTTATGGGTGAAAAACAGAGATAAAGAATGGTGGGATGATTGTAATAGACCAGATTATCCAGAGGAAGAATTCAAGAAGGCTTTTCGAATGAGTAAGTCTACTTTTGATATGATCTGCGAGGAGTTAAATTCAGTTATAGCTAAAGAAGATACTACTTTGCGTAATGCTATCCCTGTTAGGCAAAGAGTTGCTGTTTGTATTTGGAGATTGGCTACTGGCGAACCACTTAGACTTGTATCCAAGAGGTTTGGTTTGGGTATTTCTACTTGCCATAAATTAGTTCTTGAAGTATGTTCAGCTATAAGGAGTGTTTTAATGCCCAAGTATCTGCAGTGGCCCGACGAGGATGGTTTGAGGAAGATAAAAAACGAATTTGAATCCATTTCTGGGATCCCCAATGTTGTGGGGTCTATGTACACTACTCATATACCTATCATAGCTCCAAAGATTAGCGTTGCCGCGTATTTTAACAAGAGGCATACAGAGAGGAATCAGAAGACATCGTATTCAATCACTGTTCAAGGTGTTGTCGATCCAAAAGGGGTGTTTACTGATGTGTGCATTGGCTGGCCTGGTTCGATGCCTGATGATCAGGTGTTGGAGAAGTCTGCTTTATTTCAGAGGGCCAATGGAGGCCTCTTGAGGGATGTCTGGATTGTCGGGACTTCAGGGTACCCATTAATGGATTGGGTTTTGGTGCCCTACGCGCAGCAGAATTTGACATGGACGCAGCACGCCTTCAATGAGAAGATTGGGGAGATTCAAATGGTTGCGAAGGATGCCTTTGCGAGGCTGAAAGGGAGGTGGAGCTGCCTGCAGAAAAGAACAGAGGTGAAACTGCAGGACTTACCGGTGGTGCTTGGGGCATGCTGCGTGCTGCATAATATCTGTGAGATGCAAAATGAGGACATTGATCCAGAGCTGAGGGTGGAACTTGTTGACGATGAGATGGTTCCTGAGGTTGCTCTGAGATCGGCAACTTCAATGAAAGCTAGGGATGCTATTGCTCATAATCTTCTGCACCATTGCCATGCGGGCACCAGATTtctgtaa
- the LOC118030763 gene encoding U-box domain-containing protein 52, with product MPSNATADDNGDSLFNATAVAIDKDKNSQHAFRWAVDNFARSNPVIVLIHVKHKNHQYKVADGDQADEAEEVQQLFTSSRGYCARKGVRLKQVALDHIDVAQAVADYINSSLIGNIVLGASGRNVLTRRFKNQDVPTSLMKIAPDFCSVYVITKGKILSSKKAKRMPPSSAPQKTPSMPAVSSRSQQDNAELDSDGVRTQTRKRECRSTEPGGFPSDKVHDLIREPQHEGGRKIISNFSMESTDPPFSAGRLSTFRYSTSDASQNTGTFALAIMDSSAQGLDVSVASASSLNESNADFLEAEMRRLRLELKQTMAMYGTACKEALSAKKKVVLYHHRMHQKFERTLLSLNSILHLNTSQFPYSVGCLIPRRATELNQWKVDEVRKFEETKLAGEAALAMAEMEKAKCRVAIEAAEKSQKLAEMEAWKRKQAEMKAERETGEKNRALNALAHNDVRYRRYTIEEIEEATDKFSPSNKIGEGGYGPVYKGKLDHTSVAIKALRPGAAQGKKQFQQEVEVLSTIRHPHMVLLLGACPEYGVLIYECMDNGSLEDRLLQKDNTPPIPWSTRFKIAAEIATALLFLHQTKPEPLVHRDLKPANILLDRNYVSKISDVGLARLVPPSIADSVTQYHMTSAAGTFCYIDPEYQQTGMLTTRSDIYSMGIMLLQIITAKPPMGLAHQVGRAIERGGFSDMLDQTVSDWPVEEALRFAILALKCAELRKRDRPSLATVIVPELNRLRDLGMNSEQQQSRGVSSRGRSCSPLRHPTSTSQAWMSNATQEKARTSCRGRTEQGSNQGDADGQES from the exons ATGCCTTCCAATGCCACAGCTGATGACAATGGCGATTCACTCTTCAATGCCACTGCTGTAGCCATTGACAAAGACAAGAACAGCCAGCATGCTTTTCGTTGGGCTGTTGATAATTTCGCAAGAAGTAACCCGGTTATTGTCCTAATTCATGTCAAGCacaaaaaccatcaatata AAGTTGCTGATGGTGATCAGGCTGACGAGGCGGAGGAGGTGCAGCAGCTTTTCACTTCCTCCCGTGGATATTGTGCCCGTAAAGGG GTTCGTTTAAAGCAGGTAGCACTAGATCACATTGATGTTGCCCAGGCGGTTGCGGACTACATCAACAGCAGTTTAATTGGAAATATTGTTTTGGGTGCATCAGGAAGAAATGTTCTTACAAG GAGATTCAAAAACCAAGATGTTCCAACTAGCTTGATGAAAATTGCCCCGGATTTTTGTTCTGTTTATGTAATCACTAAAGGGAAGATCCTCTCTTCCAAAAAAGCAAAACGAATGCCTCCTTCTAGTGCACCGCAAAAGACACCATCTATGCCAGCAGTTTCATCTCGAAGTCAGCAGGATAATGCTGAACTAGATTCAGATGGAGTTAG AACACAGACAAGGAAGAGAGAGTGTAGAAGTACAGAACCAGGTGGATTTCCTTCGGACAAGGTCCATGATCTCATTAGAGAACCACAACATGAGGGAGGAAGAAAGatcatttctaatttctcaATGGAAAGCACTGACCCTCCCTTCTCTGCCGGAAGACTCTCAACTTTCCGTTATTCTACATCTGATGCGTCTCAAAATACAGGGACATTCGCGTTGGCAATCATGGACAGCTCGGCCCAGGGTTTAGATGTGTCTGTTGCTTCAGCCTCCTCTCTGAACGAGTCAAACGCA GACTTCTTAGAAGCTGAGATGAGAAGACTGAGGCTTGAGCTGAAGCAGACCATGGCAATGTACGGCACAGCTTGCAAAGAAGCACTTTCAGCAAAAAAAAAGGTAGTTTTATACCATCATCGAATGCatcaaaaatttgaaagaacaTTGCTGTCATTGAACTCAATCCTGCATTTGAACACATCGCAGTTTCCATACTCAGTTGGCTGCTTGATACCCAGAAGA GCTACTGAACTTAATCAATGGAAGGTTGACGAGGTTCGTAAGTTTGAGGAAACCAAGCTCGCAGGAGAGGCAGCTCTTGCCATGGCAGAGATGGAGAAGGCCAAGTGCAGAGTTGCCATTGAAGCAGCTGAGAAATCACAGAAACTAGCAGAGATGGAAGCTTGGAAAAGAAAGCAGGCTGAGATGAAAGCTGAGCGAGAGACTGGAGAGAAGAATCGTGCTTTGAATGCTTTGGCACACAATGATGTGCGGTACAGAAGATACACTATTGAAGAGATTGAAGAAGCCACGGATAAATTCTCACCATCAAATAAAATTGGTGAAGGAGGATATGGACCTGTGTATAAAGGCAAACTTGATCATACCTCGGTTGCCATCAAGGCTTTAAGACCTGGTGCTGCTCAAGGGAAGAAGCAGTTCCAACAGGAG GTTGAGGTTCTCAGCACCATTAGACACCCACACATGGTCCTTCTTCTTGGTGCCTGCCCTGAGTATGGAGTCTTGATATATGAATGCATGGACAACGGAAGCTTGGAAGACAGGCTGCTTCAAAAGGACAACACCCCTCCAATTCCATGGAGCACACGATTCAAAATAGCTGCTGAGATTGCCACCGCCCTTCTGTTCCTCCACCAAACAAAGCCAGAGCCCCTTGTCCACCGGGACCTTAAGCCAGCAAATATTCTTTTAGACCGTAACTACGTGAGCAAAATTAGTGATGTTGGCCTTGCTCGTTTAGTCCCTCCTTCTATAGCTGATAGTGTCACACAATACCACATGACCTCAGCTGCAGGTACATTTTGTTATATAGATCCCGAGTATCAACAAACAGGAATGTTAACTACAAGATCAGACATTTACTCAATGGGAATAATGTTACTCCAAATCATCACGGCCAAGCCTCCGATGGGTCTTGCTCATCAGGTGGGGAGGGCCATTGAAAGAGGAGGATTTTCAGACATGCTCGACCAAACAGTATCGGACTGGCCTGTGGAAGAGGCGTTAAGATTTGCTATACTGGCATTGAAGTGTGCTGAACTAAGGAAGAGAGACAGGCCAAGTCTTGCCACAGTTATAGTGCCAGAACTTAACCGGTTGAGAGACCTCGGAATGAACTCAGAACAGCAGCAGAGCCGTGGAGTAAGCAGCAGAGGTCGTAGTTGCAGTCCTCTTCGACATCCTACGTCAACTTCACAGGCATGGATGTCAAATGCAACTCAG GAGAAAGCACGTACGTCCTGTAGAGGGAGAACTGAACAAGGTTCTAATCAGGGAGATGCCGACGGCCAAGAAAGTTAA